A genomic segment from Bos taurus isolate L1 Dominette 01449 registration number 42190680 breed Hereford chromosome 1, ARS-UCD2.0, whole genome shotgun sequence encodes:
- the RTP2 gene encoding receptor-transporting protein 2, translating into MCTSLTTCEWKKVFYEKMEVAKPADSWELIIDPNLKPNELAPGWKQYLEQHASGRFHCTWCWHTWQSANVVILYHMYLDRAQRAGSVRMRVFKQLCYECGTARLDESSMLEENIENLVDNLITSLREQCYDEDGGQYRIHVASRPDSGPHRSEFCEACQEGIVHWKPSEKLLEEEVTFSGASKSRAQEGSGYNFFSLRWCLFWASLCLLIVYLQFSFRRSTFL; encoded by the exons ATGTGCACCAGCCTGACCACTTGTGAATGGAAGAAAGTCTTCTATGAGAAGATGGAGGTGGCCAAACCAGCTGACAGCTGGGAGCTCATCATAGACCCCAACCTCAAGCCCAACGAGCTGGCTCCTGGCTGGAAGCAGTACCTGGAGCAGCATGCCTCAGGCAG GTTCCACTGCACCTGGTGCTGGCACACCTGGCAGTCAGCCAACGTGGTTATCCTCTACCACATGTACCTGGACCGCGCCCAGCGGGCGGGCTCGGTGCGCATGCGCGTCTTCAAGCAGCTGTGCTATGAGTGCGGCACGGCGCGGCTGGACGAGTCGAGCATGCTGGAGGAGAACATCGAGAACCTGGTGGACAACCTCATCACCAGCCTGCGCGAGCAGTGCTACGACGAGGACGGCGGCCAGTACCGCATCCACGTGGCCAGCCGCCCGGATAGCGGGCCGCACCGCAGCGAGTTCTGCGAGGCCTGCCAGGAGGGCATTGTGCACTGGAAGCCCAGCGAGAAGCTGCTAGAGGAGGAGGTGACCTTCTCCGGTGCCTCCAAGTCAAGGGCCCAGGAGGGATCCGGCTACAACTTCTTCTCCCTTCGCTGGTGCCTCTTCTGGGCCTCCCTCTGTCTGCTCATTGTCTATCTGCAGTTCTCCTTCCGAAGGTCGACCTTCCTTTAG